A single genomic interval of Psychroserpens sp. NJDZ02 harbors:
- a CDS encoding TolC family protein, which produces MNNIKKHIKITKHYAVGVLTLVSLYSCVPTRNVREENKTVPEQYESQTADTTNTANIEWKNFFSDANLVALIDTALVNNQELNMMLQQVDMAKNEIQAKKGEYLPFVSAFAGAEVEKVGEYTRNGAVEKHLDIREGEEFPEPLTNFSAGLTASWELDVWKKLRNGKKAAVLEYLASVEGKNFMVTQLVTEIASSYYELMALDNQLGIIEQNLEIQQQALKMVKLQKEAARSTLLAVRRFEADVYKNQSNKFLIQQKIVETENLINFLVGRYPQTITRSSNNFITTTVDAMSSGIPAQLLANRPDIRQAEYELSASKLNVSVAKANFYPSIGLKAGVGLEAFKPKYLTSTPESLLYNLVGDVVGPLINRNAIKAEYKNANDRQLQAVFEYEKTILNAFMEVQNQLSNVDNLKKSYQLKEDQVQALTESIELSLRLFRSARAEYTEVLLTQREALDSKIEIIETKRDQLLANVKLYQALGGGWN; this is translated from the coding sequence ATGAATAATATAAAAAAACATATTAAGATTACAAAGCACTATGCAGTTGGTGTTTTAACATTAGTTTCCTTGTATTCTTGTGTCCCAACTAGAAACGTTAGAGAAGAAAACAAAACGGTTCCTGAGCAGTACGAAAGCCAAACAGCAGACACCACTAACACTGCTAACATAGAATGGAAAAACTTTTTTTCGGATGCTAATTTAGTCGCTTTAATAGACACTGCATTAGTTAACAATCAAGAGTTAAACATGATGCTGCAACAAGTAGATATGGCAAAAAACGAGATACAAGCCAAAAAAGGTGAGTATCTTCCATTTGTTAGTGCTTTTGCTGGCGCTGAAGTTGAGAAAGTAGGAGAATATACTAGAAATGGTGCAGTAGAAAAACATCTAGACATTCGTGAAGGTGAAGAATTTCCAGAACCATTAACTAATTTTTCAGCAGGACTTACAGCTTCTTGGGAACTTGATGTTTGGAAAAAACTGCGAAACGGAAAAAAAGCAGCAGTTTTAGAATATTTAGCTTCAGTTGAAGGTAAGAATTTTATGGTAACACAATTGGTAACCGAAATCGCCAGTTCATATTACGAGCTGATGGCACTAGACAATCAATTGGGAATTATCGAACAAAATTTAGAAATTCAACAACAAGCTTTAAAAATGGTAAAACTTCAAAAAGAAGCCGCCAGATCAACATTGTTAGCCGTAAGACGTTTTGAAGCCGATGTTTATAAAAACCAGAGCAACAAGTTTCTAATTCAACAAAAAATAGTGGAGACAGAAAATTTGATTAATTTCTTAGTTGGTCGTTATCCACAAACCATAACTAGAAGTTCTAACAATTTTATAACCACCACAGTGGATGCTATGTCTTCTGGAATCCCTGCTCAGTTACTAGCTAATCGTCCAGATATTAGACAAGCAGAATACGAGTTGTCTGCTTCAAAATTAAATGTAAGTGTTGCAAAAGCTAATTTTTATCCTTCAATTGGTCTTAAAGCCGGTGTTGGATTAGAAGCTTTTAAGCCTAAATACTTAACAAGCACTCCAGAATCTTTATTATACAATTTAGTTGGAGATGTGGTAGGCCCTTTAATTAATAGAAATGCGATTAAAGCAGAGTATAAAAATGCTAATGACAGACAACTGCAAGCTGTTTTTGAATACGAAAAAACCATTTTAAATGCGTTTATGGAAGTTCAAAATCAACTGTCTAATGTAGATAATCTTAAAAAAAGTTATCAGCTTAAAGAAGACCAAGTACAAGCACTTACAGAATCTATAGAGTTATCTCTTAGATTGTTTAGATCTGCAAGAGCAGAATACACAGAAGTGTTGCTAACACAACGCGAAGCATTAGATTCTAAAATAGAAATTATAGAAACTAAACGCGACCAATTACTAGCTAACGTAAAACTATATCAAGCTTTAGGTGGTGGTTGGAATTAA
- a CDS encoding ABC transporter ATP-binding protein, with the protein MLEVKNLTFSYNKTPVLKDIYFTANQGENVAIIGESGSGKSTLLNLIFGESDLNQGQIFWKYEEILGPKYNLVVGYEFMKYVSQEFDLMPFITVEENIGKHLSNFFPEEKKERTAELLEVVELTELAKSKVKTLSGGQKQRVALARALAKQPEIILLDEPFSHIDNFQKQSLRRNVYRYLKDKNITCIVATHDREDVLGFADRMIVLYDNQIVVNDSPENLFKNPEAPLIASFFGEFNIINDSIIYAHQLKMVTHSELKATVIHSYFKGHYYLIEALLNDDIVFFEHHSKIEKSNTVFLNIN; encoded by the coding sequence ATGCTTGAAGTTAAAAACCTTACCTTTTCTTATAATAAAACACCTGTTTTAAAAGATATTTATTTCACTGCTAATCAGGGTGAAAATGTTGCCATTATTGGCGAAAGTGGCTCAGGAAAAAGCACTTTATTAAATCTTATTTTTGGTGAATCCGACTTAAATCAAGGCCAGATTTTTTGGAAATACGAAGAAATTTTAGGACCAAAATATAATTTAGTTGTTGGTTACGAATTTATGAAATACGTCTCCCAAGAATTTGATTTAATGCCTTTTATAACCGTCGAAGAGAATATAGGCAAACATCTTTCAAACTTTTTTCCAGAAGAAAAAAAAGAACGCACCGCAGAGCTTCTAGAAGTCGTAGAGCTTACAGAGCTTGCTAAATCTAAAGTAAAAACATTAAGTGGTGGACAAAAACAACGTGTCGCATTAGCACGTGCTTTGGCAAAACAGCCAGAAATTATTTTATTGGACGAACCATTTAGTCATATTGACAATTTCCAAAAACAATCGCTTAGACGCAATGTGTATAGATACCTAAAAGACAAAAACATCACCTGTATTGTTGCAACACACGACAGAGAAGATGTTTTAGGTTTTGCAGACAGAATGATTGTTTTGTATGACAATCAAATTGTTGTTAATGATAGCCCAGAAAATTTATTCAAAAATCCTGAAGCACCATTAATAGCCTCGTTTTTTGGTGAGTTTAACATCATTAACGACTCGATAATTTATGCTCATCAATTAAAAATGGTAACACATTCTGAGCTTAAAGCGACTGTAATACACTCCTATTTTAAAGGACACTATTATTTAATTGAAGCTTTATTAAATGATGACATTGTGTTTTTTGAACACCATTCCAAAATCGAAAAGTCAAACACAGTCTTTTTAAACATCAATTAA
- a CDS encoding efflux RND transporter periplasmic adaptor subunit, whose product MKKIFIFMGLFACLFHTSCETKKEKKEEHVAFLVTNPIKKDTTITKDYVSQIHSIRHIEIRALEKGYLKHISVDEGQHVKKGQAMFQIMPNIYQAELQKAKAEANAAGIELKNTKLLADGNVVSQNELAMANANLDKANAEVSLAQTHLGFTRITAPFDGIMDHLEAREGSLLDEGELLTTLSDNSKMWVYFNVPEAEYLDYITSADKDVKKEVGLLMANNKEFNQKGIVETIEGEFNSETGNIAFRATFPNPDGILRHGETGSILMRVPFKDVIIIPQKATFQILDKTYVFVVNKDHVVKQKEITIGAELPHLFIVNEGLTENDTILLEGIRMVKNNEEIETKFLEPNKVMSELDLYAE is encoded by the coding sequence ATGAAAAAAATCTTCATTTTCATGGGTTTATTCGCATGTCTATTTCATACAAGTTGCGAGACTAAAAAAGAAAAAAAAGAAGAGCATGTTGCTTTTCTTGTTACAAATCCTATTAAAAAAGACACCACTATAACCAAAGATTACGTTAGCCAAATACACTCCATAAGACATATAGAAATAAGAGCTTTAGAGAAAGGCTATTTAAAACACATCTCTGTAGACGAAGGGCAACATGTTAAAAAGGGGCAAGCCATGTTCCAAATTATGCCTAACATTTATCAAGCCGAATTACAAAAGGCTAAAGCCGAAGCTAACGCTGCAGGAATAGAATTAAAAAACACAAAACTCTTAGCCGATGGAAATGTCGTGTCACAAAATGAATTGGCTATGGCAAATGCTAATTTAGACAAAGCTAATGCTGAAGTCTCTTTAGCACAAACACATTTAGGCTTTACTAGAATTACAGCGCCTTTTGATGGTATTATGGATCATCTAGAAGCGAGAGAAGGTAGTCTTTTAGATGAAGGCGAATTGCTAACTACGCTTTCTGACAACAGTAAAATGTGGGTATACTTTAACGTACCAGAAGCAGAATATCTAGATTATATTACCAGCGCAGACAAAGACGTTAAAAAAGAAGTTGGCCTATTAATGGCGAACAATAAGGAGTTCAACCAAAAAGGAATTGTAGAAACTATTGAAGGAGAATTTAATAGCGAGACAGGAAACATTGCTTTTAGAGCAACATTTCCTAATCCAGATGGTATTTTAAGACATGGTGAAACAGGTAGTATTTTAATGCGTGTTCCTTTTAAAGATGTTATTATAATTCCTCAAAAAGCAACGTTTCAAATCTTAGATAAAACCTATGTTTTTGTAGTAAACAAAGACCATGTTGTTAAGCAAAAAGAAATTACTATTGGTGCAGAATTACCTCATCTATTTATTGTCAACGAAGGACTTACCGAAAACGACACTATTTTATTAGAAGGTATTAGAATGGTTAAAAACAACGAAGAAATAGAAACGAAGTTTTTAGAACCAAACAAAGTAATGTCTGAGTTAGACTTATACGCTGAATAA
- a CDS encoding efflux RND transporter permease subunit, whose amino-acid sequence MFKQFIKRPVLAIVISVIILFLGGLAIKQLPISQFPQIAPTTVNIFIAYPGSSSEVLVNSTLIPLETAINGVQDMRYIASDATSAGEATIRVIFEPGTDPNEAVVRVKTRVDQVMPLLPELVQREGVIISPVQPSMLMYVNLSSSDKNNDEKFLYNYAYTKVIPEIQRIKGIASAQILGSRKYAMRVWLKPDRMRAYNISAEEVLEAMEEQSILARPGRLGRSSGMTSQSLEYVLTYENRYNEPEQYEEIIIRANKEGEIIQLKDIADVKLGSEFFDIYSNLDGKPSASIVLKQTFGSNGSDVIDAVKEKLKELEVELPPDVDFQISYDVSNFLDASIEQVLHTLRDAFILVALVVFLFLGDWRSTLIPIIAVPVSLIGAFFVMQLFGLSINLITLFALVLAIGIVVDNAIVVVEAVHVKMEEEHLTPYKASYEVLGEIGGAIIAITLVMVSVFIPISFMSGPVGVFYRQFSITMAGSIVISAIVALTLTPVLCAILLKNNHGKAKKSLIDKFINWFNNGFEKLTGSYVKILNKIVARRIVTFGILIAFCVGIFVTNKVLPAGFIPNEDQGMIYAIIQTPPGATLERTNEVAKKLQKICEETEGVQSVSSLAGYEIMTEGRGSNAGTCLINLKPWSDREHSVHEIMEELEEETKDLGAVIEYFEPPAVPGFGSSGGFAMRLLDKTNSTDYHHFEEINNSFIEALSKRKELTGLFTFFSANYPQYQLKINNKIAMQKGVSIGKAMENLNILIGSTYEQGFIRFGRFFKVYTQAGPEYRRLPSDLEKLFVKNEEGEMVPYSAFMTIDKKLGPNEITRYNLYNSASIRGLPAPGFTSGDAINAIKEVAAKELPRGYDIAWEGLSYDEASRGNESTYIFIIVLIFVYFVLAAQYESFLLPFAVILSLPVGVFGSFFLLKSMGLANDVYAQIGVIMLVGLLGKNAVLIVEFAVQKQREGATILEAAIEGSRARFRPILMTSFAFIAGLIPLIIATGAGAIANRTIGSSALGGMLIGTLGGVLIIPGLYYIFAKMAEGKSLIKDESHEPLSEEFIRNHESAGQQTKENTEQISKLKSLFKKLSKRNKDE is encoded by the coding sequence ATGTTTAAACAATTTATAAAAAGACCCGTTCTGGCTATTGTCATTTCGGTTATCATCCTATTTTTAGGAGGACTTGCCATTAAGCAACTCCCGATATCACAGTTCCCACAAATAGCACCTACAACCGTAAATATTTTTATTGCCTATCCAGGTTCTAGTTCAGAAGTATTAGTTAACTCAACATTAATACCATTAGAAACAGCCATAAATGGTGTGCAAGACATGCGCTATATTGCCTCTGATGCCACTAGTGCTGGTGAAGCAACCATTCGTGTAATTTTCGAGCCAGGTACAGATCCAAACGAAGCAGTCGTTAGGGTAAAAACACGTGTGGATCAAGTGATGCCACTACTACCCGAATTAGTGCAACGTGAAGGTGTTATTATATCACCTGTGCAACCTAGTATGTTGATGTACGTCAATCTATCTAGTTCAGATAAAAACAATGACGAGAAATTTTTGTACAACTACGCCTACACCAAAGTTATACCAGAAATACAACGTATTAAAGGAATTGCCAGTGCACAAATTTTAGGAAGTAGAAAATACGCTATGCGTGTTTGGTTAAAACCAGATCGTATGCGTGCTTATAATATTTCGGCAGAAGAAGTTTTAGAAGCCATGGAAGAACAAAGTATTCTTGCCAGGCCAGGTCGTTTAGGTCGAAGCTCCGGGATGACCTCGCAATCTTTAGAATATGTATTAACCTATGAAAACCGTTATAACGAACCAGAACAATACGAAGAGATTATTATCCGCGCCAATAAAGAAGGTGAAATTATTCAATTAAAAGATATTGCCGACGTAAAACTAGGGAGCGAATTTTTTGATATTTATTCTAATTTAGACGGAAAACCATCTGCATCCATCGTATTAAAACAAACGTTTGGGAGTAATGGTAGTGATGTTATTGATGCTGTAAAAGAAAAATTAAAAGAATTAGAAGTCGAACTTCCTCCTGATGTAGACTTTCAAATTAGTTATGATGTTTCTAACTTTTTAGATGCGTCTATAGAACAAGTATTACACACGCTTAGAGATGCTTTTATATTAGTTGCTCTTGTGGTCTTTTTATTTTTAGGAGATTGGCGTTCGACGTTAATTCCAATTATAGCTGTACCAGTTTCGTTAATTGGAGCCTTTTTTGTGATGCAATTATTTGGGCTGTCCATTAACTTAATAACCCTATTTGCTTTAGTACTCGCCATTGGTATTGTCGTCGATAATGCTATTGTCGTCGTGGAAGCCGTCCATGTTAAAATGGAGGAAGAACACCTCACACCCTACAAAGCGTCTTATGAAGTTTTAGGCGAAATTGGTGGCGCCATTATAGCTATTACATTGGTTATGGTTTCGGTATTTATACCCATTTCTTTTATGTCAGGCCCTGTTGGTGTTTTCTATAGACAATTCTCTATCACAATGGCTGGTTCTATTGTTATTTCGGCAATTGTAGCCTTAACGTTAACACCTGTTTTATGTGCTATTTTACTTAAAAACAATCATGGAAAAGCAAAAAAATCGCTAATCGATAAGTTTATTAATTGGTTTAATAATGGTTTCGAAAAACTAACCGGAAGCTATGTTAAAATCCTTAATAAAATTGTAGCCAGACGTATTGTAACCTTTGGAATATTGATTGCTTTTTGTGTCGGAATTTTTGTAACCAACAAAGTGCTTCCTGCTGGATTTATACCCAATGAAGATCAAGGGATGATTTATGCTATTATCCAAACACCTCCAGGAGCCACGTTAGAACGCACTAATGAAGTTGCTAAAAAACTTCAAAAAATTTGCGAAGAAACGGAAGGCGTACAATCGGTATCCTCTTTAGCGGGTTATGAGATTATGACCGAAGGTCGCGGATCTAACGCCGGAACCTGTTTAATTAACCTAAAACCGTGGTCTGACCGTGAACATTCTGTACACGAAATCATGGAAGAGCTGGAAGAAGAAACTAAAGATTTAGGAGCTGTTATTGAGTATTTTGAACCACCTGCTGTTCCTGGTTTTGGATCTTCTGGAGGATTTGCTATGCGTTTATTAGACAAAACAAACTCTACAGATTATCATCATTTTGAGGAGATCAATAATAGCTTTATTGAAGCCTTATCTAAACGTAAAGAGCTAACGGGTTTATTTACTTTTTTCTCGGCAAATTATCCGCAATACCAATTAAAAATAAACAATAAAATCGCCATGCAAAAAGGCGTTAGTATTGGTAAAGCAATGGAAAATTTAAATATTTTAATTGGTAGTACTTACGAACAAGGATTTATTCGTTTTGGTCGCTTCTTTAAAGTATACACGCAAGCAGGACCAGAATACAGACGTTTACCATCTGATTTAGAAAAACTTTTTGTTAAAAATGAAGAAGGTGAAATGGTACCATATTCTGCATTTATGACCATCGACAAAAAACTAGGCCCTAACGAAATTACACGTTATAACCTTTACAACTCTGCCTCAATTAGAGGTTTACCTGCACCAGGATTTACCAGTGGTGACGCAATAAATGCCATTAAAGAAGTTGCTGCAAAGGAACTTCCTAGAGGGTATGATATTGCATGGGAAGGCTTGTCTTACGACGAAGCAAGTAGAGGTAATGAATCTACTTATATTTTTATTATCGTATTAATTTTTGTCTATTTTGTTTTAGCTGCACAATACGAAAGTTTCTTATTACCATTTGCTGTAATTCTATCCCTACCTGTTGGTGTTTTTGGATCGTTTTTCCTATTAAAATCTATGGGATTAGCCAACGATGTATACGCCCAAATTGGTGTTATCATGCTGGTCGGGTTACTTGGTAAAAACGCAGTATTGATTGTAGAATTTGCAGTACAAAAACAACGGGAAGGTGCAACCATACTCGAAGCAGCAATTGAAGGTTCTCGAGCAAGATTTAGACCTATTTTAATGACGTCCTTTGCTTTTATCGCAGGATTAATTCCGTTAATTATAGCAACAGGAGCAGGTGCAATTGCTAATAGAACCATTGGTAGTTCTGCATTAGGAGGAATGCTTATTGGTACACTTGGCGGTGTGTTAATCATTCCTGGTTTATATTACATTTTCGCAAAAATGGCTGAAGGAAAAAGTCTTATTAAAGACGAGTCTCATGAACCATTATCTGAAGAGTTTATAAGAAATCATGAATCCGCTGGTCAACAAACAAAAGAGAATACTGAACAAATAAGTAAACTGAAAAGTCTATTTAAAAAACTAAGTAAAAGAAACAAAGATGAATAA